The genomic DNA CCGACCTGGAAGTACACAGCTACGAAGGCCATTACGGCTTCAGCCAGCGGGCCGGCGCGGATCGTCTGGCTCGTCAGCGCATGGAAGAAATGGAGGCGCGCGGCACGTATTGCGAGGCACACGGCAACAACAAGAACGTGGCACCAGGACGATGGTTCCGGCTCGTCGATCACTTCAACTACTCCGGGCAGGACGGGGAATTCCTGATCATCGAAGTGCACCACGAAGCCAGCAATAATTACTTGCAAGGCACTGGCGCAGTCGCTGAATACAAGAACCGTTTCACTTGTCAGCCGAGGAACGTGCCATGGCGTCCGGGTCGTGGCTTCGGCAGCCATGACACCAAACTGTTCGCCCTGCAAACCGCAATAGTGATGGGCTCCGAAGGGAAAGGTAGCCTGAATGTGGACGAGTACGGCCGTATCCAGGTGCGCTTCCACTGGGACCGCGACGAGACGAGCAGCTGCTGGGTGCGGGTGGCCACCAACTGGGCTGGCGGCGAAAAGGGTCTCGCCAGCCATCCGCGGGTCGGTTCGGAAGTCGTCGTGCAATGGCTCGACGGTAATGTCGATCACCCGTTGGTAACCGGTTGCGTCCACAACGAGACCACCATGCCGCCGTGGAAGCTGCCTGAACAACAGGCGCTCTCCGGTCTGCGCAGCCGGGAGCTGGCCGGCGACGGCGGCAATCGCCCTGGCGGGCGCAGCAACCACCTGGTACTCGACGACACCGCCAACCAGATCCAGGTCCAGCTCAAGAGCGACCATCAAGCCAGTCAGCTGAGCCTTGGCTATATCACCCGTATCGAAGACAACGCCGGGCGCAAGGATCCGAGGGGCCAGGGCTTCGAATTGCGCACGGATGGGCACGGTGCCATGCGTGCGGAACAAGGCTTGTTGATTACCACGCAAGGGCGTCCGGCGGCAGAAGCACATCACGGATATGGCGGAGACGCTGGACCGTATGACGCAGGACCATGACCTGCACGACAGCCTGTCGCAAGCAGCGCAACAGGCGCAGGCGCATCAAAGCGGCGATCAGGACCAAGTGGTCCAGGCGGTTCGCGACCAAATCGATGCGATCAAGGGGCGCAGCGGCGCGCCGGACAAAGGCCGCTTCCCCGAGTTTCAAGCACCTCATCTGACGCTTGCCAGCCCGGCTGGCATACAGTCCAGCACGGACGGCTCGACCCATCTGGGCAGCACCCAGCATAATATCCTGACCAGCGGCGGACACGCCAGTATCAGCGCCGGGAAGAGCCTGCTGGTCAGCGTCAAGGAGGCCGTGCGCCTGTTTGCGTACAAGGCAGGCATGAAGCTGGTGGCAGCCAGCGCCGATATCGACATCACGGCACTGAAAGACAGCGTCAACATCCTGGCCAAGCTCAATATCACCCACACTGCCAACCGCATCTCCATCAGCGCGAAGGAAGAAGTCGTCATCAACGGCGCAGGCAGTTATACGCGCTGGAATGCGTCGGGCATCGAGCAAGGGACGAATGGCAAATGGCGATCGCACGCAGCACAGCACGTCATGGTGGGACCGGCCAACGGTCCGGTTGCCGACGTGAAGCCGATCGACGTCGCCCTGAAAGAGACCCCGCCTGAACACCAAGTGGCGTTTTCGGTCCAGCACATTCCGGGACCATCGCCCGCACTGTTTGCTGGGCAACCCTATACGCTGCTGAAAGACGGCGCCGAAATCAAGAAGGGCTTGTTCGATGAATATGGTCGCCTGACGGTGGACAAGGCCGAGAAGGGAGCCACTTATCAGGTCCGCCTTCATAACGGCACGCTGCACGACGTACCGATCGCGCAAGAACAACTGCAATCCGATCCGGACCAACCCGAGTACAACGAACAGCAACTGTCGAACAAGGGCTATCGATCCGACGGCGTGGACGCCGACAAGCGGCTGTCGCAACGTGACCGCGGCACCTCTCAATAAACGCATACGCTATCGAACATTCTAAATGAGCACTTCCGAGCCAACCGACCTGACCAAACTGCTGTCGGAAATACAGAATCCTGAAAAGAGCCACGTCGACCTCATCAAGCGACGTGCCAAGGGCAGCCTGCAGTGGTTTCTGGAGAAGGACAGCAAGACGCATCCTGTCCACGATAACAATGACCTGAAGTTCTTTATTTGCGGCGAAGAAGGCTTTGCCGCGATCGAGAAAGACATCCGGGCCGCGGTCAGCAGTATCGACCTGGTGCTGTGGGGCTTCGATCCCGGCATGGAACTGGTACGCAGCGGCAAGGTCTGGCCGCGCGGTACCACGTACGGCGACCTGCTTACTGCCAAGGCGAGAGAAGGCGTCAAGGTGCGCCTCCTGATCTGGTACGGTGGCGACCTGCCTCTGGTTGGATACGTGCCGTTCGTGCAGTTTCTTTCCAAAGAGGTTGGCAACGTGCCGGATATCGGAACGCTGAGCGGCGTTTCGCTGAACGGTGTCCTATGGCCGAAACGGCTGTCGGACCTGAAGGCCCCTTCTACCGCCGGCAAATCGCGGACGGAGGTCATCGCAATACGCCAGGAATACTGCAACAAGTGGTGGGAGGCCGCGCTCCATGACTATTTCCCCAATCTGGAGATCCGCCTGCGGAAAGCCCATCCTGAACCGATAGCAAAAAGTGTGAGGAAATACCTTCCCGGTGCGGTCAAGACGATAACCGAATCCGGAGGGATGATTCACGTTGGCACGCACCATCAAAAACCGATCCTGATCGATTATGCGCCGGACACGGAAAACGCTGGCAAGGCGAACTCGTGCGGCTATGTCATGGGCCTCAACAGTGTCACGGAATACTGGGATACGGTGGCGCACCGCTTCAACGATCCCCTGCGCGAACTCAGCCCGGAAGGCGCCTATTGGACCAAGGCATGGCACCGCAAGCCCCTTCGCGATTACGCCATCCGGGTGCAGGGTGAGGCGCTATACTGCCTGAACAAGAATTTTGTCGAGGGATGGGACAACGCCAGCGGCTATGGGCTGGCGCACGGCGCTTCCGTCTTCAGCAGAAGCCTGGAAAAGCAGCGCCGCTCGGTCCGGCCCGAGCATCTGCCCGTCCCGCCCGGCGCGCGATGCCGGGCACAGGTTCTGCGTACGTTCCCGGAAAAGGAAGACGCCACCATCCTGAAGGCGTATATCCTGGCAGCGGCCAACGCCGTCAATTACATCTACGTGGAGAACCAGTACTTCCAGCTGGACGACTGGCCTCGCCTGATCAAGAAGATGCGCGGGCAATACTGCGAGGCGATGATGCAGGCTGGCGCAAAACCCGCCGACATCGCGCCGCTCAATATCTTCGTCGTCATTCCGCAGGCCGAGCGGGGCCAGATGGTGCCGGCGACCTACGACACCATCAATCAGCTGGGTTTTGGCCAGTCGATGGGCGCCTATGACAGCTGGTGCAGGGGCGGCGCAAGGGTGAGCCCAACTCTGGCGGCGGCATCGTCAAGGACTCGCTGAAGGTTGCCCCGGCCAATCCGAAGGGAGAACTTGAAGCGCTCGGCATCCAGGCCGTAGTGGCGATGCTGATGTCCTATGATGCCGGCAACGAAGCGAAGGATATACTAGTCAAGGGTCGCGACAACGATGCTCAGAAGGCACAAGCGGCCGTCGAGGAAGAGAAGAACATGCGCGCGAAGGTTCACGGCGGCAAGGCTGACGACGTCGATCCAGGAAATTACAGCGAATACAATATCGTGCCGCGCCGCTATCGGGAGATTTATATTCACAGCAAACTGTTGTTGGTGGATGATGTGTTCACGACACTCGGCAGCGCGAATCTCAATGCGCGGAGCATGGCAGGCGATAGTGAGTTGAACATCTGCACCGAAGAATGGTCATTTACAAAATCTGCGCGCAGGAGAGTTTTTGGAAATCTCGCCGGAGAAGATTTCGATGGTGCCAATGGGACAAGCAGAGATATGCAGAACACGGTAAGGCATTGGTTGAATCGCATGGATCGAAACAAGAAAAATAGATTGGCGGGGCGCCCTCCTGAAAATGATAGCTTCATCCACCCTTTTGACGATCCCCGAGGAGAGCCAACAGTGAGGCTCGCATGAACCTTTCAATCATATCAGGACATTTTTTTAATAGAATTAAATGTTTGATCGCGATAACTACGGTTATCGGCATAACTGTTTTCGCATCAGGGTGTTCAATGAACGATAAATCGCAGGACGCGGCGCTACCGCGCTATACGAAGCTCGAAGCATTCAATCCGCATCGTGCCGAATTCATGTGCAAGCATGAAGCAGATGTTACTCCTGCTATCTCAGAGGAAGCAGAAGCACTGTTTCAGAATGCTTTAACGCTCGACAATCCAGATATATGGCCTGCACAGCGTGACTATCAAAAGATTGCTAAGTTATATGAGCAGGCGGCCAATCTCGGGCATTGGAAAGCGCAATTCAATCTAGCCGGGCTTTACCTTAAAGGGATTGGGGTTCCACAAGATATCGAAAAAGCAATCAGTCTCACCGAGGATCTGATGCGAAAAGGCGTGCCTGCTGCCTGGGACAATATGGGTTCTTATTATATGGGCGGCGTAGGCTCACTGGAGCAGGACGCAACTGTGGCATACGCATTCTGGCAGAGAGCCGCCGACTTGGGCAGCATGGCCGCTCAAACCTACATCGGAGCGAAGCTTCTCGCGACAAGCGATCAGCCCCCAGAAGCTTGGGCAAATAGAAGGGTTGGCATGAAAATGCTGGAATGCGCTTACGCTCAAGGATACGCCAGGGCAGGGTATGAATTAGGGTTGGAATACGCGACCGTCGGCCAAACCGATAAATCGCAGAAGGAGCGTGCAATTCAATATTTTCATCAGGCAGTGAAACTTGGAAGTATGGAGGCCGCAAATAGCCTCTTCTCCGATTTTGCCAGCGGCTCATCCGCCTCAGCCAGCGTCATTACAGACGTAGACCTGTCCCGTTCCGAACGTTACGCCGTGTTCAGCGACGCGCTGCGTAGGAATCGTGACCTGCGCTTTCCCAACCTAGACAAGGTATTGCCACTGCCGCCAGCAAAGCTACCGATGTGGGACGGAAACAAGGAAACGCTCATCAATGCAGCCAAAGCTGTCGTACCAAAGCCAGCCGCACCGGCCAAGCCCGCTGCGCAAGAGGTGCCGGTGCGAACGGGTCGAGCTTACATTCCCGAGGGCTGGGGGCTTCCCGACAAGCCGCAGACCAGTGTAACGGCACAATACGAAAGCACTGCCGCGCCGGTAGCCGGCTACTGGATCGCGCGCCTGATGCACCCTGTGACCGAGCGCCAGCACGCATGGAACGCCGCGCAGTTGCCGCTCGCTTATAAAGAAGGCGAATTGTTCGATCGCACGCGCCCGGGCTTGCGCGATGAAGACGGCCGCATCCAGTTCCACTATCTCGGCCAGCCCGTCGAGCGGGCCGCGCCGGTCGCGCTGACCGAGCATCCGCTGGTCTCCCGGGGTGTCGGCCGCCATGCCGATTTACCTGCACTGCCGCGCGACTGCAAGGGCCACTTCCCTTGCCCTCAAGCCGGCATCTGGCGGGCCAGTGTGGCGCAGAACCATCCGTCCGCCGCCCTATTCAATCAATGGCATCGGCAGGCTTATGTGGCTCGGGGCGGGCATTTTCCAGATCCCAAGGCGCAGCATCTCGCTGTCAATTCACATGAGGTTACGTGGCAGTGGCTGGGCCAGGCCAACGAGTTGCGCGGCGACCTGGAATACGTGAGCCTGGGTGGCAGCGACACCCCGGCGGTGCAATCGTGAGTTCTTATTCGCTCGAGCCTGGCGGCGCATTCGCGTTGCCGCTTTCCTGGAGCGGCGAGGATGCGTAATGTGATCCGGCTGGGCGACGCCACGTCCCACGGCGGCAAGGTCGTCAGTGTCAGCGCGCGTCATATCACAGTAGAGGGCATCGCGGTGGCACGCGTCGGCGATGTCTGCAGCTGCCCCATCAAGGGACATGACAACTGCACCATCGCGGAGGGCGATCCGCATCATGTGGTCGACGGCATTCTCGTTGCCTATGCGGGGTGCAAGACCACCTGCGGCGCCGTGCTGATCGCGAGCACGGGAAACCTGGGAGCAGGCTGATGGAAGACCATCGCCGAGACGGTCCTGGGGAGCCGTGACGCTCAAATGCAGAGATTAGGCTTTTTCATACCCCGTGTACCCAGCGTTGCGCTGGTATTCATTTTATCGGTCTGCGCCACGCAAGACCAGCCGCGCGATATGACGCTGCCTCGCTTCACGAAACTCGAGCCGTTCAACCCCCACCGCGCCGACTTTGTGTGCAAGCACGAGGCGGACGTGACACCGCCGATTTCGGCGGAAGCCGAAGCCCTGTTCCAACGGGCTCTGGCGCTCGATGATCATGACCTG from Pseudoduganella armeniaca includes the following:
- a CDS encoding type VI secretion system Vgr family protein, with translation MTLLQDLLKVHQTNRLLRLSFPRDDAPPSRLMVNRFTGTESLSRDFRFNVELLSDDASIGLETMQGKLLCISLVQARGQLRHFTGYVAQFKLVKTDGGVAFYEATLVPWLHYARFRQNNRLFHNQALQQQTEDILQAYGQLPVWQWKVAGEQRQYTMCTQWSESDHNYLSRRWEADGYAYWYDHTDEGHTLTISDDTPRVEAIDGPSPDIRFHSKEGSLEEDAIAQWSVVRSVASTQSAVSGFDFKNPRPMHVDTATVNQQGDIPDLEVHSYEGHYGFSQRAGADRLARQRMEEMEARGTYCEAHGNNKNVAPGRWFRLVDHFNYSGQDGEFLIIEVHHEASNNYLQGTGAVAEYKNRFTCQPRNVPWRPGRGFGSHDTKLFALQTAIVMGSEGKGSLNVDEYGRIQVRFHWDRDETSSCWVRVATNWAGGEKGLASHPRVGSEVVVQWLDGNVDHPLVTGCVHNETTMPPWKLPEQQALSGLRSRELAGDGGNRPGGRSNHLVLDDTANQIQVQLKSDHQASQLSLGYITRIEDNAGRKDPRGQGFELRTDGHGAMRAEQGLLITTQGRPAAEAHHGYGGDAGPYDAGP
- a CDS encoding DUF2345 domain-containing protein, with translation MTQDHDLHDSLSQAAQQAQAHQSGDQDQVVQAVRDQIDAIKGRSGAPDKGRFPEFQAPHLTLASPAGIQSSTDGSTHLGSTQHNILTSGGHASISAGKSLLVSVKEAVRLFAYKAGMKLVAASADIDITALKDSVNILAKLNITHTANRISISAKEEVVINGAGSYTRWNASGIEQGTNGKWRSHAAQHVMVGPANGPVADVKPIDVALKETPPEHQVAFSVQHIPGPSPALFAGQPYTLLKDGAEIKKGLFDEYGRLTVDKAEKGATYQVRLHNGTLHDVPIAQEQLQSDPDQPEYNEQQLSNKGYRSDGVDADKRLSQRDRGTSQ
- a CDS encoding phospholipase D-like domain-containing protein, with product MQGRRKGEPNSGGGIVKDSLKVAPANPKGELEALGIQAVVAMLMSYDAGNEAKDILVKGRDNDAQKAQAAVEEEKNMRAKVHGGKADDVDPGNYSEYNIVPRRYREIYIHSKLLLVDDVFTTLGSANLNARSMAGDSELNICTEEWSFTKSARRRVFGNLAGEDFDGANGTSRDMQNTVRHWLNRMDRNKKNRLAGRPPENDSFIHPFDDPRGEPTVRLA
- a CDS encoding SEL1-like repeat protein, which encodes MNLSIISGHFFNRIKCLIAITTVIGITVFASGCSMNDKSQDAALPRYTKLEAFNPHRAEFMCKHEADVTPAISEEAEALFQNALTLDNPDIWPAQRDYQKIAKLYEQAANLGHWKAQFNLAGLYLKGIGVPQDIEKAISLTEDLMRKGVPAAWDNMGSYYMGGVGSLEQDATVAYAFWQRAADLGSMAAQTYIGAKLLATSDQPPEAWANRRVGMKMLECAYAQGYARAGYELGLEYATVGQTDKSQKERAIQYFHQAVKLGSMEAANSLFSDFASGSSASASVITDVDLSRSERYAVFSDALRRNRDLRFPNLDKVLPLPPAKLPMWDGNKETLINAAKAVVPKPAAPAKPAAQEVPVRTGRAYIPEGWGLPDKPQTSVTAQYESTAAPVAGYWIARLMHPVTERQHAWNAAQLPLAYKEGELFDRTRPGLRDEDGRIQFHYLGQPVERAAPVALTEHPLVSRGVGRHADLPALPRDCKGHFPCPQAGIWRASVAQNHPSAALFNQWHRQAYVARGGHFPDPKAQHLAVNSHEVTWQWLGQANELRGDLEYVSLGGSDTPAVQS
- a CDS encoding PAAR domain-containing protein produces the protein MRNVIRLGDATSHGGKVVSVSARHITVEGIAVARVGDVCSCPIKGHDNCTIAEGDPHHVVDGILVAYAGCKTTCGAVLIASTGNLGAG